GAGCTTGATCCCGGCCCCGCCGACGCTGATCGGAACGCGAGGGAGAGCGTCGACGTGCAGCGTCGGATGACTGAGCCCGCGTTCCAGCAGTTCTCGGCGGGGCTGGAGCGTGACCGTCGCCTCGCCGGTGAGCGACTCGTTGTACTCGATCAGGTACTGTCCGGAGCGAAGCTGCCACCACTCGTAGTCGTCCTCGGGCTCGCGCTTGGCCGACATGTGCGGCGTCGTCTGAGCCGGTTCGAGTTCCCCGCCCCCGAAGTCGACCCGACCCGG
Above is a genomic segment from Halomicrobium sp. LC1Hm containing:
- a CDS encoding dCTP deaminase, with amino-acid sequence MYEQYVEDAVHEPTQTADSGFDLTVANVFEIVAPGRVDFGGGELEPAQTTPHMSAKREPEDDYEWWQLRSGQYLIEYNESLTGEATVTLQPRRELLERGLSHPTLHVDALPRVPISVGGAGIKLKENARVSTIVDAEE